In Drosophila santomea strain STO CAGO 1482 chromosome 2L, Prin_Dsan_1.1, whole genome shotgun sequence, a single window of DNA contains:
- the LOC120451710 gene encoding ubiquitin-conjugating enzyme E2 N — translation MFHCHTSRVKLHREEMAALTTRIIKETQRLLEDPVPGISAMPDEGNARYFHVLVTGPIDSPFEGGVFKLELFLPEDYPMKAPKVRFLTKIFHPNIDRLGRICLDILKEKWSPALQIRTVLLSIQALLSAPNPDDPLVNDVAELWKDNEARAIQLAREWTVKHAMGS, via the coding sequence ATGTTCCATTGCCATACGAGTCGTGTTAAGCTGCATAGAGAGGAAATGGCCGCACTGACCACCAGAATCATCAAGGAGACGCAGCGCCTCCTGGAGGACCCAGTGCCCGGGATCAGTGCCATGCCGGATGAGGGTAATGCGCGTTACTTCCACGTCCTCGTCACTGGCCCCATTGACTCGCCTTTCGAGGGCGGAGTTTTCAAATTGGAATTGTTTCTACCCGAAGACTATCCCATGAAAGCGCCAAAGGTTCGATTTTTGACAAAGATTTTCCATCCAAACATCGATCGCTTGGGCCGAATTTGTCTGGACATCCTGAAGGAGAAATGGAGTCCTGCTCTGCAAATTCGAACCGTTCTTCTTTCGATCCAGGCCCTCTTGAGTGCTCCCAACCCAGATGATCCACTTGTCAACGATGTGGCGGAGTTGTGGAAGGACAACGAGGCGAGGGCCATACAACTGGCTAGGGAATGGACTGTGAAGCATGCGATGGGAAGTTAA